From a region of the Bacteroidia bacterium genome:
- a CDS encoding universal stress protein, giving the protein MTEKHKPKVLIPFDFSDQSRIAIEQGGALAQQIDAELVILHVIEETGALIRFFSNEQMEDAKKTIQKELDKVAADVETRYKSPVESMVARGKVPEKIAEVADLVNATFIVMGTHGADKIKKKFIGSNALRTLRGSQVPVITLRGKKHRKGCKNIVLPLDLTKETREKVTQCIHLAKIYGATVRAVSVQFTTDEFVVNRLTRQMQQVHAFLEKNGVKCTSELIKGIKGEETLAQCIIDYAKKVEGDLILIMTQQEVDWTPFFVGSSAQEIINNSEIPVLSIIPEPKKDLSVFVPY; this is encoded by the coding sequence ATGACAGAAAAACATAAGCCGAAGGTGTTGATACCTTTCGATTTCTCGGATCAAAGCCGGATCGCGATTGAACAGGGAGGGGCCTTAGCTCAGCAAATTGATGCGGAATTGGTGATTCTGCACGTGATCGAGGAAACTGGTGCGCTTATACGTTTTTTTAGCAATGAACAGATGGAAGATGCTAAGAAAACGATACAGAAGGAACTTGACAAGGTCGCCGCTGATGTGGAGACGCGTTATAAATCCCCGGTTGAATCCATGGTGGCACGGGGGAAGGTTCCAGAAAAGATTGCTGAAGTGGCGGATCTGGTAAACGCTACTTTCATAGTGATGGGAACCCATGGGGCGGATAAGATCAAAAAGAAATTTATAGGCAGCAACGCCCTCCGTACGCTGAGGGGTAGCCAGGTACCGGTAATCACCCTCCGGGGAAAGAAACACCGGAAAGGTTGTAAGAATATTGTACTTCCTCTGGACCTGACCAAGGAAACCAGGGAGAAAGTAACCCAATGTATCCACCTCGCAAAAATCTATGGTGCTACGGTGCGTGCCGTTTCGGTTCAGTTCACTACCGACGAATTTGTGGTAAACCGCCTTACACGTCAGATGCAGCAGGTTCATGCATTCCTGGAGAAGAACGGAGTCAAATGTACTTCCGAGCTGATCAAGGGAATCAAAGGCGAGGAGACCCTTGCGCAGTGTATCATTGATTATGCAAAAAAAGTGGAAGGCGACCTGATACTCATTATGACTCAGCAGGAAGTAGACTGGACGCCCTTCTTTGTGGGTTCCTCAGCTCAGGAGATCATTAATAATTCGGAGATCCCCGTACTGAGTATTATCCCGGAACCCAAAAAGGACCTGAGCGTATTTGTCCCGTATTAA